In Pseudomonas deceptionensis, a single window of DNA contains:
- a CDS encoding exonuclease SbcCD subunit D C-terminal domain-containing protein, which yields MRLFHTSDWHLGQNLHGQERDFEHACFLTWLLAQLGQQQPDVLLIAGDIFDTVNPPVKAQERLYDFIVSAHEQQPKLTIVMIAGNHDSGSRIELPAPLMRRLRTHALGRVLWLDDGQLDAERLLIPLPDANDNIGAWCLALPFLRPAEVTGAHLGDDYLRGIGQVHEKLIAAANAKRQPGQALIAISHAHMAGGSVSEDSERSLIIGNAEALPASLFGPSISYVALGHLHKPQRVNSEDRIRYCGSPIPLSFSEIAYPHQILDVKLDGETLVSVEPLLIPRSVNLQRVGPLPLADILTQLGELPDIDLLADTQRQPWLEVRVKLDEPQPDLRQQIETALQGKSVRLVRIAAEYAGSGSRAGDDDGSRLIELDQLTPQELFSRAWQENYGSDADEQTLKDFAVLLQEVQQEGEQP from the coding sequence ACTGCTGATTGCCGGGGACATCTTCGACACCGTCAACCCGCCGGTCAAAGCCCAGGAACGGCTCTACGACTTCATCGTCAGCGCCCATGAGCAACAACCCAAACTCACCATCGTGATGATTGCCGGCAACCACGATTCCGGCTCGCGCATCGAACTGCCCGCCCCGCTGATGCGCCGTTTGCGCACCCACGCGCTGGGCCGGGTGTTATGGCTCGATGACGGCCAGCTCGACGCCGAACGCCTGCTCATCCCCCTGCCCGATGCCAACGACAACATTGGTGCCTGGTGCCTGGCACTGCCGTTTCTGCGCCCAGCAGAAGTGACTGGCGCACACCTGGGGGATGACTACCTGCGCGGTATCGGCCAGGTCCATGAAAAACTGATCGCCGCGGCCAACGCCAAACGCCAGCCGGGCCAGGCCCTGATCGCCATCAGCCACGCGCACATGGCCGGCGGCTCCGTCTCGGAAGACTCCGAGCGCAGCCTGATCATCGGCAACGCCGAAGCACTGCCCGCCAGCCTGTTCGGCCCCAGCATCAGCTATGTCGCCCTGGGCCACTTGCACAAGCCGCAGCGCGTCAACAGCGAAGACCGGATCCGCTACTGCGGCTCACCGATCCCGCTGTCCTTCTCGGAAATCGCCTACCCGCATCAGATCCTCGACGTGAAACTCGATGGCGAAACACTGGTCAGCGTCGAGCCGCTGCTGATCCCCCGCTCCGTCAATCTGCAACGTGTCGGCCCGCTGCCCCTGGCCGACATCCTCACCCAGCTGGGTGAGCTGCCCGATATCGACTTGCTGGCCGATACCCAGCGCCAGCCCTGGCTTGAAGTGCGGGTCAAACTTGACGAGCCGCAGCCCGACTTGCGCCAACAAATCGAAACCGCGCTGCAGGGCAAATCCGTGCGACTGGTGCGCATCGCCGCCGAATATGCCGGCAGCGGCAGCCGGGCCGGGGATGACGACGGCTCACGGCTGATCGAACTCGACCAGTTGACGCCCCAGGAACTGTTCAGCCGGGCCTGGCAAGAAAACTATGGCAGCGACGCCGACGAACAGACCCTCAAGGACTTCGCCGTGTTGCTGCAGGAAGTTCAGCAAGAAGGTGAACAGCCATGA